The following proteins are co-located in the Polymorphospora rubra genome:
- a CDS encoding LacI family DNA-binding transcriptional regulator, which translates to MGRSRPTINDVARRAGVSRSTVSRVLNNEPGASELVRGRVREVVADLGYVPDQAARALASGRQRAVDVVAVTHGPVIGWLGSHPYYSRVLAGAASALAGTDVQVRIQAITDPDDFAAMDAIAERASVGAVLTNVTSAMASRFQQRCRRVVHLSPSSPTVPVIEADNVGGAYAAVEYLYGLGRRRIAAIYGPPDSSDAVDRRTGYLRAVREFGLPELSDGGDFRREDGQDAARRLLEDHSDVDAMFVACDLMAAGALQAITATGRGVPQDISVVGFDDSIAAVCANPPLTTMRMPVEEMAAAATRLLIDGAVRPGYRQCFPVELVTRASTVRSPVNYRTPDGGDRVAGAYAP; encoded by the coding sequence ATGGGCAGGTCGAGGCCGACGATCAACGATGTTGCCAGACGGGCGGGGGTTTCCCGGTCGACGGTGTCGCGGGTGCTGAACAACGAACCGGGTGCTTCGGAGCTGGTACGGGGCCGGGTTCGCGAGGTCGTGGCCGATCTGGGATACGTGCCGGACCAGGCGGCGCGGGCATTGGCGTCGGGGCGGCAGCGTGCGGTCGACGTTGTGGCGGTGACGCACGGCCCGGTCATCGGCTGGCTGGGCTCGCATCCGTACTACAGTCGGGTGTTGGCCGGCGCTGCCTCGGCGTTGGCGGGCACGGATGTTCAGGTGCGTATCCAGGCCATCACCGACCCTGATGACTTCGCGGCGATGGACGCGATCGCCGAGCGCGCCTCCGTCGGTGCGGTGCTGACGAATGTCACGTCGGCCATGGCGTCGCGGTTTCAGCAGCGGTGCCGCCGGGTGGTGCACCTGTCCCCGAGTTCGCCGACGGTGCCGGTCATCGAGGCGGACAACGTCGGGGGCGCGTACGCCGCGGTCGAGTACCTGTACGGACTGGGTCGGCGGCGTATCGCGGCGATCTACGGCCCACCCGACAGCTCGGACGCGGTTGATCGCCGGACCGGCTACCTGCGCGCGGTTCGCGAGTTCGGTCTGCCGGAGCTGAGCGACGGCGGTGACTTCCGGCGCGAGGACGGCCAGGACGCCGCCCGCCGGCTTCTGGAGGATCATTCAGATGTCGATGCGATGTTCGTGGCCTGTGACCTGATGGCGGCCGGCGCGCTGCAGGCGATCACCGCCACCGGCCGGGGCGTCCCGCAGGACATCAGCGTCGTCGGTTTCGACGACAGCATCGCCGCGGTGTGCGCCAACCCGCCGCTGACCACGATGCGCATGCCCGTCGAGGAGATGGCGGCCGCCGCGACCCGTCTGCTGATCGACGGCGCTGTCCGGCCCGGGTATCGGCAGTGCTTCCCGGTCGAACTGGTGACGCGGGCGAGCACCGTCCGATCACCCGTCAACTACCGGACGCCTGATGGTGGTGACAGGGTCGCCGGCGCGTACGCGCCGTAG
- a CDS encoding MATE family efflux transporter — translation MSVGVYGIYALTNAWFVARGVGTEAMAAVNLAAPVLLVLGAVATTVGVGGASLVSRRLGAGDPAGAARAAGNALALFWLTAAALGIVGLVAIEPLLTLLGATGDARADTRAYVVVLLCGTLVATGFSSLVRAEGRMRYATMIWVVAVLVQITLDPILIFGFGLGVRGAALGTVGGQTVSAGMALWFFFGRNRRAYDIGWRDLIPHGPTLRALVGIGTPSFLAGFGATLLGVLVNNLLAGAAGTLALAAYAVSARIQTFVMMPQLGISQGVQPIVGYNVGRRLHDRVRRARVLALRASLGYGALAALSLILFSGPLVAVFVDDPAIAGPTEHALRVIAVGVAVAGIPPLVSAYFQALGRTAPSYLISVGTLVLIKAPLVVAFSHAGVTAIWTGLAAGEAVSALVALLVLRRVRAGDPVTTIRRPVVDG, via the coding sequence GTGTCGGTCGGTGTCTACGGCATCTACGCGCTGACGAACGCGTGGTTCGTCGCGCGCGGGGTGGGCACCGAGGCGATGGCCGCGGTCAACCTCGCAGCCCCGGTGCTGCTCGTGCTCGGCGCGGTGGCGACCACCGTCGGTGTGGGCGGTGCCTCCCTGGTGTCCCGGCGTCTCGGTGCGGGTGATCCCGCCGGTGCGGCCCGCGCGGCAGGCAACGCGTTGGCCCTGTTCTGGCTGACCGCCGCCGCGCTCGGCATCGTCGGCCTGGTCGCCATCGAACCGCTGCTCACGCTGCTCGGGGCGACCGGCGACGCCCGCGCCGACACCCGCGCGTACGTGGTGGTGCTGTTGTGCGGGACGCTGGTGGCCACCGGCTTCTCGAGCCTGGTCCGCGCCGAGGGCCGTATGCGCTACGCCACGATGATCTGGGTCGTCGCGGTCCTCGTACAGATCACCCTGGACCCGATCCTGATCTTCGGTTTCGGGTTGGGCGTGCGTGGCGCCGCGCTGGGCACGGTGGGCGGGCAGACGGTCTCCGCGGGTATGGCCCTGTGGTTCTTCTTCGGCCGCAATCGCCGGGCGTACGACATCGGATGGCGTGACCTGATCCCGCACGGCCCGACCCTGCGGGCGTTGGTCGGCATCGGCACGCCGTCGTTCCTTGCCGGGTTCGGCGCCACCCTGCTCGGCGTCCTGGTGAACAACCTGCTCGCCGGGGCCGCGGGCACGCTGGCCCTTGCCGCGTACGCCGTCAGTGCCCGCATCCAGACCTTCGTGATGATGCCGCAGTTGGGTATCAGCCAGGGCGTGCAGCCGATCGTCGGCTACAACGTCGGACGGCGGCTGCACGACCGTGTCCGCCGCGCCCGCGTGCTCGCCCTGCGGGCCTCCCTCGGCTACGGCGCGCTCGCCGCCCTCTCGCTCATCCTGTTCTCCGGCCCACTGGTGGCGGTCTTCGTCGACGATCCCGCGATCGCCGGCCCCACCGAGCACGCACTGCGCGTCATCGCGGTCGGGGTCGCCGTGGCCGGGATCCCACCGCTCGTGTCGGCGTACTTCCAGGCGCTGGGCCGGACCGCTCCGTCGTACCTCATCTCCGTCGGCACGCTCGTGCTGATCAAGGCGCCGCTCGTCGTGGCGTTCAGCCACGCCGGCGTCACCGCGATCTGGACGGGCCTCGCCGCCGGCGAAGCGGTCTCCGCACTCGTCGCCCTGCTTGTCCTACGGCGCGTACGCGCCGGCGACCCTGTCACCACCATCAGGCGTCCGGTAGTTGACGGGTGA
- a CDS encoding phosphotransferase family protein has translation MESITKNRQSPATLRAMIARAYGPDQVPRGDDRDWVSELEHGWFNVAYRIRLRDGRQVVLKIAPPAHVEVMSHERGAMATELVALSLIRERSAVAVPAVDFADRSRELCDADYFFMPFVEADNFGILQEEGKLSAVERDAYNEALGAANRELNTIRGDWFGALAGPGEPTWRACFSRKLTEVLGDGVRRGVDLGYDVDVIGKATDAHLDALDEVTEPRFIEIDLWDSNTMVRDGKIVCIIDHERAFFGDPLMEAGFTGIDLPDGFGDPAAFIRGYGYGELTANERRRRWLYSIYLILVMIIETDYRGHTTTAQYDWARGQLRLLMAASDKVDR, from the coding sequence ATGGAGAGCATCACGAAGAACCGCCAGTCACCCGCGACGTTGCGGGCGATGATCGCCCGTGCCTACGGGCCTGATCAGGTTCCCCGGGGCGACGATCGGGACTGGGTCAGCGAGCTGGAGCACGGCTGGTTCAACGTGGCGTACCGGATTCGGCTACGTGACGGCCGGCAGGTGGTTCTGAAGATCGCGCCGCCGGCGCACGTCGAGGTGATGAGCCATGAGCGCGGGGCGATGGCCACCGAACTGGTGGCACTGAGTCTGATCCGCGAGCGCAGCGCCGTTGCGGTGCCGGCGGTCGATTTCGCCGACCGGAGCCGAGAGCTGTGCGACGCCGACTACTTCTTCATGCCGTTCGTCGAGGCGGACAACTTCGGCATCCTGCAGGAGGAGGGAAAGCTGTCTGCGGTCGAGCGGGATGCCTACAACGAGGCGCTGGGCGCGGCCAACCGTGAGCTGAACACGATCCGCGGGGACTGGTTCGGTGCGCTGGCCGGACCGGGGGAGCCGACCTGGCGGGCCTGTTTCAGCCGCAAGCTCACGGAGGTGTTGGGCGACGGCGTGCGTCGCGGCGTCGACCTGGGTTACGACGTCGACGTCATCGGTAAGGCGACCGACGCGCACCTGGACGCTCTCGACGAGGTGACCGAGCCGCGCTTCATCGAGATCGACCTGTGGGACAGCAACACGATGGTCCGGGACGGGAAGATCGTCTGCATCATCGACCACGAGCGTGCCTTCTTCGGCGATCCGCTCATGGAGGCAGGTTTCACCGGCATCGACCTGCCGGACGGTTTCGGCGACCCCGCGGCATTCATCCGCGGGTACGGCTACGGCGAACTGACCGCCAACGAACGGCGGCGCCGCTGGCTCTACAGCATCTACCTGATCCTCGTCATGATCATCGAGACGGACTACCGCGGGCACACCACCACCGCGCAGTACGACTGGGCCCGTGGGCAGTTGCGCCTGCTCATGGCCGCGTCCGACAAGGTGGACCGCTGA